One window from the genome of Oryza glaberrima chromosome 3, OglaRS2, whole genome shotgun sequence encodes:
- the LOC127765856 gene encoding probable E3 ubiquitin-protein ligase ARI1 yields the protein MASDRRYYYFEEDDGDGEEEVEWLAMEADEDDVGLLEEDDLHLRLPDDRPADCWAITQESLPVAQQQDLSMVMNLLNIKQHHARTLLIHHRWKMHCIYDHLDRKGRDRMLSEACIILPKNSMSAASSTSVTCNVCFEDFSMTDVSTMDCGHCFCNDCWTEHFFASINTGNKQIRCMEVKCKAICDEDIVRRLLSLKYPAASKRFNLLLLESYLEDNDSVKWCPSAPHCGRAIQVGTGERYCEVACPCGVSFCFNCAGQVHSPCPCAIWEKWKAKGHGDSDSVKWILANTKSCPKCSKPIEKNGGCNLVHCKCGQCLCWLCGGPTGREHTWDSISGHSCNRYKEENGDKVDTSRQQMQRYTHYWDRYNIHAGSYKVEQKDLGPAVEEQVKKLESNLTGPKMNWDGSWLAMAYQSLLASRQVLSRSYAFAYYMFGGGEVKTHPSERASLAVAQNLFEDRQEQLERHVEHLSKELATDLLGLPEEEIVLKKVEIANLAKIVQAICGQLYRCIQDELLPLLVQPMNIAAYQPDGPDKAKEFIGA from the exons atggccaGCGACCGCCGCTACTACTACTtcgaagaagacgatggcgatggcgaggaggaggtggagtggCTGGCGATGGAggccgacgaggacgacgtcgGCCTGCTCGAGGAGGACGACCTTCACCTGCGGCTTCCCGACGACCGCCCCGCGGATTGCTGG gcCATCACACAAGAGTCACTTCCTGTTGCCCAG CAACAAGACCTGTCTATGGTAATGAACTTGCTCAACATAAAGCAGCACCATGCACGCACACTCCTTATCCACCACCGGTGGAAGATGCATTGCATTTATGATCACCTTGACAGAAAGGGGCGGGACCGCATGCTCAGTGAGGCATGCATTATTTTGCCGAAGAATAGCATGTCAGCAGCTAGCTCAACAAGTGTTACCTGCAATGTGTGTTTTGAGGACTTCTCAATGACTGATGTCTCGACCATGGACTGTGGGCATTGCTTCTGCAATGACT gttGGACAGAGCACTTCTTTGCATCCATTAATACTGGCAACAAGCAGATTCGGTGCATGGAGGTTAAGTGCAAGGCCATTTGTGATGAGGACATTGTGCGCCGCCTCCTCAGTCTGAAGTACCCTGCTGCATCTAAGCGCTTCAATCTTCTCCTACTTGAGTCTTACCTTGAGGACAATGACTCAGTGAAGTGGTGCCCCAGTGCCCCACACTGTGGCCGCGCAATCCAGGTAGGCACCGGCGAGAGGTACTGCGAGGTCGCTTGCCCCTGTGGTGTCAGCTTCTGCTTCAACTGTGCAGGGCAGGTGCACTCGCCTTGCCCATGTGCCATATGGGAGAAGTGGAAAGCTAAGGGCCATGGAGACTCGGATAGCGTCAAGTGGATTCTTGCCAACACCAAGAGCTGCCCCAAGTGCTCCAAGCCCATCGAGAAGAACGGTGGCTGCAACCTTGTCCATTGCAAGTGCGGCCAGTGTCTATG CTGGCTCTGTGGTGGGCCTACCGGGAGGGAGCACACTTGGGATAGCATCTCCGGCCACAGCTGCAACCGCTACAAGGAGGAAAACGGCGACAAGGTGGACACCAGCAGACAGCAGATGCAGCGGTACACGCACTACTGGGACCGTTACAACATCCACGCCGGCTCGTACAAGGTGGAGCAGAAGGATCTTGGGCCTGCCGTCGAGGAGCAGGTGAAGAAGCTGGAGTCGAACCTAACAGGTCCGAAGATGAACTGGGACGGAAGCTGGCTCGCCATGGCGTACCAATCCCTGCTCGCATCGCGGCAGGTGCTGTCGCGGTCGTACGCCTTCGCCTACTACATgtttggcggcggcgaggtgaagACGCACCCGTCAGAGCGGGCGAGCCTCGCCGTGGCGCAGAACCTCTTCGAGGACCGGCAGGAGCAGCTGGAGCGCCACGTTGAGCATCTCTCCAAGGAGCTCGCCACGGACTTGCTGGGgctgccggaggaggagatcgtCCTGAAGAAGGTGGAGATTGCCAACCTCGCCAAGATCGTCCAGGCAATCTGCGGGCAGTTGTACAGGTGCATCCAGGACGAACTCCTGCCACTGCTCGTCCAGCCCATGAACATTGCCGCGTACCAGCCGGACGGCCCTGACAAGGCCAAGGAGTTCATCGGGGCTTGA